Proteins co-encoded in one Lacerta agilis isolate rLacAgi1 chromosome 6, rLacAgi1.pri, whole genome shotgun sequence genomic window:
- the TNNT2 gene encoding troponin T, cardiac muscle isoform X5 — protein MKKECVEEEQEQEQEQAEEVKEDGDEPRAEEQEEQAKEPEGESKPRPKLFMPNLVPPKIPDGERVDFDDIHRKRMEKDLNELQTLIEAHFENRKKEEEELIFLKDRIEQRRAERAEQQRIRSEREKERQARFAEEKARKEEEENRKRAEEDARKKKAFSNMLHFGGYLQKTEKKSGKKQTEREKKKKILSERRKPLTIDHLNEDKLKEKAKELWQNIHDLEAEKFDLQEKFKRQKYEINVLRNRISDHQKVKGSKAARGKPVVGGRWK, from the exons aacaagaacaagaacaagaacaagctGAAGAAGTCAAGGAAGATGGAGATGAACCTAGGGCAGAAG aacaagaagaacaagctAAAGAACCAGAAG GAGAATCAAAGCCTAGGCCCAA GCTCTTTATGCCAAATTTGGTGCCTCCAAAGATCCCTGATGGGGAGAGAGTGGACTTTGAT GACATTCACCGCAAGAGAATGGAGAAGGATCTGAATGAGCTGCAAACCCTGATTGAGGCCCACTTTGAGAAccggaagaaagaggaggaagagctgaTATTCCTCAAGGACAGAATA GAGCAGCGGCGAGCAGAACGAGCTGAACAGCAACGGATCCGCAGTGAGCGAGAGAAGGAACGTCAGGCCCGCTTCGCT GAAGAGAAAGCccggaaagaggaagaagaaaataggaAGAGGGCTGAAGAGGATGCCAGGAAGAAGAAGGCTTTCTCCAACATGCTCCATTTTGGAGGCTACCTACAGAAG ACAGAGAAGAAAAGTGGGAAAAAACAGACGGAgcgggagaagaagaaaaagatccTCAGCGAGCGTCGAAAACCTTTGACCATCGATCACTTGAATGAAGACAAATTGAA GGAAAAGGCAAAGGAACTGTGGCAGAATATCCATGACCTAGAAGCTGAGAAATTTGACTTGCAGGAAAAGTTCAAGAGGCAGAAATATGAG ATTAATGTTCTACGGAACCGCATTAGTGATCATCAAAAGGT GAAAGG CTCAAAGGCTGCCCGTGGGAAGCCTGTGGTTGGTGGCCGGTGGAAGTGA
- the TNNT2 gene encoding troponin T, cardiac muscle isoform X6, protein MSDTEEIIEEYEEEQEEECVEEEEQEQEQEQAEEVKEDGDEPRAEEQEEQAKEPEGESKPRPKLFMPNLVPPKIPDGERVDFDDIHRKRMEKDLNELQTLIEAHFENRKKEEEELIFLKDRIEQRRAERAEQQRIRSEREKERQARFAEEKARKEEEENRKRAEEDARKKKAFSNMLHFGGYLQKTEKKSGKKQTEREKKKKILSERRKPLTIDHLNEDKLKEKAKELWQNIHDLEAEKFDLQEKFKRQKYEISILTARCDELSK, encoded by the exons aagaacaagaacaagaacaagaacaagctGAAGAAGTCAAGGAAGATGGAGATGAACCTAGGGCAGAAG aacaagaagaacaagctAAAGAACCAGAAG GAGAATCAAAGCCTAGGCCCAA GCTCTTTATGCCAAATTTGGTGCCTCCAAAGATCCCTGATGGGGAGAGAGTGGACTTTGAT GACATTCACCGCAAGAGAATGGAGAAGGATCTGAATGAGCTGCAAACCCTGATTGAGGCCCACTTTGAGAAccggaagaaagaggaggaagagctgaTATTCCTCAAGGACAGAATA GAGCAGCGGCGAGCAGAACGAGCTGAACAGCAACGGATCCGCAGTGAGCGAGAGAAGGAACGTCAGGCCCGCTTCGCT GAAGAGAAAGCccggaaagaggaagaagaaaataggaAGAGGGCTGAAGAGGATGCCAGGAAGAAGAAGGCTTTCTCCAACATGCTCCATTTTGGAGGCTACCTACAGAAG ACAGAGAAGAAAAGTGGGAAAAAACAGACGGAgcgggagaagaagaaaaagatccTCAGCGAGCGTCGAAAACCTTTGACCATCGATCACTTGAATGAAGACAAATTGAA GGAAAAGGCAAAGGAACTGTGGCAGAATATCCATGACCTAGAAGCTGAGAAATTTGACTTGCAGGAAAAGTTCAAGAGGCAGAAATATGAG ATTTCCATACTCACTGCACGCTGCGATGAGTTAAGCAAGTA A
- the TNNT2 gene encoding troponin T, cardiac muscle isoform X2 yields MSDTEEIIEEYEEEQEEECVEEEQEQEQEQAEEVKEDGDEPRAEEQEEQAKEPEGESKPRPKLFMPNLVPPKIPDGERVDFDDIHRKRMEKDLNELQTLIEAHFENRKKEEEELIFLKDRIEQRRAERAEQQRIRSEREKERQARFAEEKARKEEEENRKRAEEDARKKKAFSNMLHFGGYLQKTEKKSGKKQTEREKKKKILSERRKPLTIDHLNEDKLKEKAKELWQNIHDLEAEKFDLQEKFKRQKYEINVLRNRISDHQKVKGSKAARGKPVVGGRWK; encoded by the exons aacaagaacaagaacaagaacaagctGAAGAAGTCAAGGAAGATGGAGATGAACCTAGGGCAGAAG aacaagaagaacaagctAAAGAACCAGAAG GAGAATCAAAGCCTAGGCCCAA GCTCTTTATGCCAAATTTGGTGCCTCCAAAGATCCCTGATGGGGAGAGAGTGGACTTTGAT GACATTCACCGCAAGAGAATGGAGAAGGATCTGAATGAGCTGCAAACCCTGATTGAGGCCCACTTTGAGAAccggaagaaagaggaggaagagctgaTATTCCTCAAGGACAGAATA GAGCAGCGGCGAGCAGAACGAGCTGAACAGCAACGGATCCGCAGTGAGCGAGAGAAGGAACGTCAGGCCCGCTTCGCT GAAGAGAAAGCccggaaagaggaagaagaaaataggaAGAGGGCTGAAGAGGATGCCAGGAAGAAGAAGGCTTTCTCCAACATGCTCCATTTTGGAGGCTACCTACAGAAG ACAGAGAAGAAAAGTGGGAAAAAACAGACGGAgcgggagaagaagaaaaagatccTCAGCGAGCGTCGAAAACCTTTGACCATCGATCACTTGAATGAAGACAAATTGAA GGAAAAGGCAAAGGAACTGTGGCAGAATATCCATGACCTAGAAGCTGAGAAATTTGACTTGCAGGAAAAGTTCAAGAGGCAGAAATATGAG ATTAATGTTCTACGGAACCGCATTAGTGATCATCAAAAGGT GAAAGG CTCAAAGGCTGCCCGTGGGAAGCCTGTGGTTGGTGGCCGGTGGAAGTGA
- the TNNT2 gene encoding troponin T, cardiac muscle isoform X1: MSDTEEIIEEYEEEQEEECVEEEEQEQEQEQAEEVKEDGDEPRAEEQEEQAKEPEGESKPRPKLFMPNLVPPKIPDGERVDFDDIHRKRMEKDLNELQTLIEAHFENRKKEEEELIFLKDRIEQRRAERAEQQRIRSEREKERQARFAEEKARKEEEENRKRAEEDARKKKAFSNMLHFGGYLQKTEKKSGKKQTEREKKKKILSERRKPLTIDHLNEDKLKEKAKELWQNIHDLEAEKFDLQEKFKRQKYEINVLRNRISDHQKVKGSKAARGKPVVGGRWK, encoded by the exons aagaacaagaacaagaacaagaacaagctGAAGAAGTCAAGGAAGATGGAGATGAACCTAGGGCAGAAG aacaagaagaacaagctAAAGAACCAGAAG GAGAATCAAAGCCTAGGCCCAA GCTCTTTATGCCAAATTTGGTGCCTCCAAAGATCCCTGATGGGGAGAGAGTGGACTTTGAT GACATTCACCGCAAGAGAATGGAGAAGGATCTGAATGAGCTGCAAACCCTGATTGAGGCCCACTTTGAGAAccggaagaaagaggaggaagagctgaTATTCCTCAAGGACAGAATA GAGCAGCGGCGAGCAGAACGAGCTGAACAGCAACGGATCCGCAGTGAGCGAGAGAAGGAACGTCAGGCCCGCTTCGCT GAAGAGAAAGCccggaaagaggaagaagaaaataggaAGAGGGCTGAAGAGGATGCCAGGAAGAAGAAGGCTTTCTCCAACATGCTCCATTTTGGAGGCTACCTACAGAAG ACAGAGAAGAAAAGTGGGAAAAAACAGACGGAgcgggagaagaagaaaaagatccTCAGCGAGCGTCGAAAACCTTTGACCATCGATCACTTGAATGAAGACAAATTGAA GGAAAAGGCAAAGGAACTGTGGCAGAATATCCATGACCTAGAAGCTGAGAAATTTGACTTGCAGGAAAAGTTCAAGAGGCAGAAATATGAG ATTAATGTTCTACGGAACCGCATTAGTGATCATCAAAAGGT GAAAGG CTCAAAGGCTGCCCGTGGGAAGCCTGTGGTTGGTGGCCGGTGGAAGTGA
- the TNNT2 gene encoding troponin T, cardiac muscle isoform X4 gives MKKECVEEEEQEQEQEQAEEVKEDGDEPRAEEQEEQAKEPEGESKPRPKLFMPNLVPPKIPDGERVDFDDIHRKRMEKDLNELQTLIEAHFENRKKEEEELIFLKDRIEQRRAERAEQQRIRSEREKERQARFAEEKARKEEEENRKRAEEDARKKKAFSNMLHFGGYLQKTEKKSGKKQTEREKKKKILSERRKPLTIDHLNEDKLKEKAKELWQNIHDLEAEKFDLQEKFKRQKYEINVLRNRISDHQKVKGSKAARGKPVVGGRWK, from the exons aagaacaagaacaagaacaagaacaagctGAAGAAGTCAAGGAAGATGGAGATGAACCTAGGGCAGAAG aacaagaagaacaagctAAAGAACCAGAAG GAGAATCAAAGCCTAGGCCCAA GCTCTTTATGCCAAATTTGGTGCCTCCAAAGATCCCTGATGGGGAGAGAGTGGACTTTGAT GACATTCACCGCAAGAGAATGGAGAAGGATCTGAATGAGCTGCAAACCCTGATTGAGGCCCACTTTGAGAAccggaagaaagaggaggaagagctgaTATTCCTCAAGGACAGAATA GAGCAGCGGCGAGCAGAACGAGCTGAACAGCAACGGATCCGCAGTGAGCGAGAGAAGGAACGTCAGGCCCGCTTCGCT GAAGAGAAAGCccggaaagaggaagaagaaaataggaAGAGGGCTGAAGAGGATGCCAGGAAGAAGAAGGCTTTCTCCAACATGCTCCATTTTGGAGGCTACCTACAGAAG ACAGAGAAGAAAAGTGGGAAAAAACAGACGGAgcgggagaagaagaaaaagatccTCAGCGAGCGTCGAAAACCTTTGACCATCGATCACTTGAATGAAGACAAATTGAA GGAAAAGGCAAAGGAACTGTGGCAGAATATCCATGACCTAGAAGCTGAGAAATTTGACTTGCAGGAAAAGTTCAAGAGGCAGAAATATGAG ATTAATGTTCTACGGAACCGCATTAGTGATCATCAAAAGGT GAAAGG CTCAAAGGCTGCCCGTGGGAAGCCTGTGGTTGGTGGCCGGTGGAAGTGA
- the TNNT2 gene encoding troponin T, cardiac muscle isoform X3, with protein MSDTEEIIEEYEEEQEEECVEEEEQEQEQEQAEEVKEDGDEPRAEEQEEQAKEPEGESKPRPKLFMPNLVPPKIPDGERVDFDDIHRKRMEKDLNELQTLIEAHFENRKKEEEELIFLKDRIEQRRAERAEQQRIRSEREKERQARFAEEKARKEEEENRKRAEEDARKKKAFSNMLHFGGYLQKTEKKSGKKQTEREKKKKILSERRKPLTIDHLNEDKLKEKAKELWQNIHDLEAEKFDLQEKFKRQKYEISILTARCDELSKYSKAARGKPVVGGRWK; from the exons aagaacaagaacaagaacaagaacaagctGAAGAAGTCAAGGAAGATGGAGATGAACCTAGGGCAGAAG aacaagaagaacaagctAAAGAACCAGAAG GAGAATCAAAGCCTAGGCCCAA GCTCTTTATGCCAAATTTGGTGCCTCCAAAGATCCCTGATGGGGAGAGAGTGGACTTTGAT GACATTCACCGCAAGAGAATGGAGAAGGATCTGAATGAGCTGCAAACCCTGATTGAGGCCCACTTTGAGAAccggaagaaagaggaggaagagctgaTATTCCTCAAGGACAGAATA GAGCAGCGGCGAGCAGAACGAGCTGAACAGCAACGGATCCGCAGTGAGCGAGAGAAGGAACGTCAGGCCCGCTTCGCT GAAGAGAAAGCccggaaagaggaagaagaaaataggaAGAGGGCTGAAGAGGATGCCAGGAAGAAGAAGGCTTTCTCCAACATGCTCCATTTTGGAGGCTACCTACAGAAG ACAGAGAAGAAAAGTGGGAAAAAACAGACGGAgcgggagaagaagaaaaagatccTCAGCGAGCGTCGAAAACCTTTGACCATCGATCACTTGAATGAAGACAAATTGAA GGAAAAGGCAAAGGAACTGTGGCAGAATATCCATGACCTAGAAGCTGAGAAATTTGACTTGCAGGAAAAGTTCAAGAGGCAGAAATATGAG ATTTCCATACTCACTGCACGCTGCGATGAGTTAAGCAAGTA CTCAAAGGCTGCCCGTGGGAAGCCTGTGGTTGGTGGCCGGTGGAAGTGA